The proteins below are encoded in one region of Girardinichthys multiradiatus isolate DD_20200921_A chromosome 19, DD_fGirMul_XY1, whole genome shotgun sequence:
- the grem1b gene encoding gremlin-1, translating to MAVSAHTLCSMVFIIGLLSSPADSKRNRASQGAIPHPDKNNPNESEQQPQPPQAGSRSRQRPGSSSPADEVLESSQEALHVTERQYLKRDWCKTQPLKQTIHEEGCISRTIINRFCYGQCNSFYIPRHIRKEEGAFQSCSFCKPKRFTTMTFTLNCPDQQPPTKKKRIQRVKQCRCISIDLD from the coding sequence ATGGCCGTCTCAGCGCATACTCTGTGCAGTATGGTTTTCATCATCGGGCTGCTGTCATCTCCCGCTGATTCAAAAAGAAACCGAGCCTCTCAAGGGGCCATTCCTCATCCTGACAAAAACAACCCGAACGAATCGGAGCAGCAGCCGCAGCCCCCGCAGGCGGGTTCCAGGTCCCGCCAGAGGCCGGGCTCATCCTCACCCGCTGACGAGGTGCTGGAATCCAGCCAGGAGGCTCTACATGTGACGGAGCGGCAGTATTTGAAACGGGACTGGTGCAAAACGCAGCCTCTCAAGCAGACGATCCACGAGGAGGGCTGCATCAGCCGCACCATCATCAACCGCTTCTGCTACGGACAGTGCAACTCCTTCTACATCCCCAGGCACATCCGCAAGGAGGAGGGCGCATTCCAGTCCTGTTCGTTTTGCAAACCGAAGCGGTTCACCACCATGACTTTTACATTGAACTGTCCGGACCAGCAGCCTCCCACCAAGAAGAAGCGCATCCAGCGCGTCAAGCAGTGCCGCTGTATCTCCATAGACCTGGACTGA